In Hippocampus zosterae strain Florida chromosome 3, ASM2543408v3, whole genome shotgun sequence, a genomic segment contains:
- the chd2 gene encoding chromodomain-helicase-DNA-binding protein 2 isoform X1 → MKNRNKKQGDEGSTQSNASSISASDESNCSASESGSQSESERGSVHGGERRRPRQSESNSSSGSESRSGSGSESAESKRQPSSHLKDKPVKKKERLADVKKMWEEHPDVYGVRRSNRSRQEPSRLNIGAGGSSDSESESPKRKSSRVKKKDIWNDDDDDDDDDDDHDEEEASSSTDSEQEEKKVRSRRLPARRPQTKASNKKLSQKARKSRKRDSSPEDEDDDDEDDEDDDDEEEEEDDDDDDDEDTPKRQTRRRGATKVKSYKEDQHDFETDSDDLIEMTGDACEEQQDDDSETIEKVMDTRMGKKGATGAPTTMYAVEENGDPCEGFDPNDQEGETQYLVKWKGWSYIHNTWESLDSLTQQKVKGLKKLDNFKKKNDELSAWLKKASPEDVEFHNCQLELIADLNKQFQFVERVIATKTGKTHGSSDFPSHSHKSTSNEPEYLCKWMGLPYSECSWEDGALVMKKFQHCIDGFLNRNSSKTLPSKDCKVLKQRPRFVALKKQPTYIGDENLELRDYQLAGLNWLAHSWCRCNSVILADEMGLGKTIQTISFLSYLFHQHQLYGPFLVVVPLSTLTSWQREFNTWAPDMNVVVYLGDVMSRKTIRDYEWVNHQTKRIRFNALLTTYEILLKDKGVLGNINWAFLGVDEAHRLKNDDSLLYKTLMEFRSNHRLLITGTPLQNSLKELWSLLHFLMPDKFDSWEDFEDDHGKGRENGYQSLHKVLEPFLLRRVKKDVEKSLPAKVEQILRVDMSAQQKQFYKWILTRNYKALSKGTRGSSSGFLNIVMELKKCCNHGFLIKQPEEGEPESQQEQLQALVRASGKLVLLDKLLTRLRERGNRVLIFSQMVRMLDILAEYLTKKRYPFQRLDGSIKGEIRKQALDHFNAEGSEDFCFLLSTRAGGLGINLASADTVVIFDSDWNPQNDLQAQARAHRIGQKKQVNIYRLVTKGTVEEDIIERAKKKMVLDHLVIQRMDTTGRTVLDSNSGNTNSNPFNKEELTAILKFGAEELFKEAEGEESEPQEMDIDEILRLAETRESDQGQSATDELLSQFKVANFSSMEESAPDLEEKPSREWDDIIPEEQRRKMEEEEKQREMDLFMLPRSRSSNKRAQANDSDSDVGSKLKQHSSGSDSETDDSDEDKKPKRRGRPRARKNNVEGFNDAEIRRFVKAYKKFGAPLERLEAIARDSELVDKSIADLKRLGELIHGSCAAAVQEHEENLKENPIEAKGPGKRRGINIKISGVQVNAKSIVQHEEEFEPLHKAVPADPAERNTFKLGCRVKVAHFDVDWNAEDDVQLLLGIYEHGFSNWDLIKTDPDLKLAEKILPDDPGKKPQAKQLQARAEYLLKLLKKEQDSADASKAGDEVLKVKKRKPRVKKEKAVKDEQGNSGGSPRLSDNPSEEGELKEEGSEKSPAKKRPKKKDNKENKEKQATPKKEKEGEKEKANKARKDKPKGAKGKKSQGPVHITAGSEPVPIEGKEDDKLDQETFSICKERMRPVKKALKQLDKPDEGLSDQDQLQHTRTCLLKIGDRITECLKAYGDPEHVKIWQRNLWIFVSKFTEFSARKLHKLYKMAQKKRSHEEEKEHKKKDDPPGRGKPFRPDASASAREAAGSQSASSHAAQSGPHGHHRDYNAGAKRHFPNDDRGDWQRERKYNHPGNPSWQGERHHPYDAHRYKDHYGERHAHGDSYRSAGGYRNNSSPRKRPYDLYGNDRDHRPHRPYYDRHQDSKRRRPDDFRSNYHPQGRDGPSQDFRRIPEHRAGPALGQDHYGRPFHLDKASPLDPRSPQAQKSPHESRSSPVEPNPPTEATWNHRKA, encoded by the exons ATGTGGGAGGAGCATCCAGATGTGTACGGGGTCAGAAGGTCAAATCGCAGTCGACAGGAACCATCTCGCCTGAACATCGGCGCTGGG GGCAGCAGTGACTCCGAAAGTGAAAGTCCCAAAAGAAAAAGCTCTCGCGTCAAAAAGAAGGA TATctggaatgatgatgatgatgatgatgatgatgatgatgatcatgacGAGGAGGAAGCTTCCAGCAGTACAGACAGTGAGCAGGAAGAGAAAAAAGTAAGATCCAGACGACTTCCTGCGAGAAG ACCCCAGACAAAAGCGTCAAACAAAAAACTGTCCCAAAAAGCAAGAAAGTCCAGGAAACGGGACTCCTCCCCCGAGGAcgaggatgacgacgatgaggacgatgaggatgatgatgacgaggaggaagaggaggatgatgatgatgatgatgatgaggacacGCCAAAGAGACAAACTCGCCGAAGAGGGGCAACTAAAGTCAAaag CTATAAAGAAGACCAACACGACTTTGAAACGGACTCCGATGACCTCATCGAGATGACGGGCGACGCGTGCGAGGAGCAGCAAGATGACGACAGCGAGACCATCGAGAAAGTCATGGACACCAGGATGGGCAAAAAAGGAG CCACCGGCGCTCCCACGACCATGTACGCCGTCGAGGAGAACGGCGACCCGTGCGAAGGCTTCGACCCCAACGACCAAGAAGGGGAAACGCAGTATCTGGTCAAGTGGAAGGGCTGGTCGTACATCCACAACACGTGGGAGAGCCTGGACTCGCTGACGCAGCAGAAGGTCAAGGGCTTGAAGAAGCTGGACAActtcaagaagaaaaatgacgAGCTCAGCGCATG GTTGAAGAAGGCGTCTCCCGAAGACGTGGAGTTCCACAACTGCCAGCTGGAGCTCATCGCAGACTTGAACAAGCAGTTCCAGTTTGTGGAGCGCGTCATCG CGACCAAAACGGGAAAAACTCACGGCTCCTCCGACTTCCCGT CTCACAGTCACAAGAGCACGTCCAACGAGCCCGAGTACCTCTGCAAGTGGATGGGCCTGCCCTACTCGGAGTGCAGCTGGGAAGACGGCGCGCTGGTCATGAAGAAGTTCCAGCACTGCATCGACGGCTTCTTGAACCGCAACTCCAGCAAAACGCTCCCCTCCAAAGACTGCAAG GTGTTGAAACAAAGGCCGAGATTTGTCGCCCTGAAAAAACAACCCACGTATATTGGAGACGAGAACCTGGAACTGAGAGACTATCAGCTGGCCGGCCTCAACTGGCTCGCTCACTCCTGGTGCAG gTGCAATAGCGTCATCCTGGCCGACGAGATGGGTCTGGGAAAGACCATCCAGACCATCTCGTTCCTGTCCTACCTGTTCCACCAGCATCAGCTCTACGGGCCCTTCCTGGTGGTGGTGCCGCTGTCCACGCTCACCTCCTGGCAGAGGGAGTTCAACACCTGGGCCCCCGACATGAACGTCGTGGTCTACCTGGGTGACGTCATGAGCAGGAAAACG ATCCGCGACTACGAGTGGGTGAACCACCAGACCAAAAGAATCCGTTTCaatgcactcttaaccacttaCGAGATTCTCCTCAAAGACAAG GGAGTCCTCGGAAACATCAACTGGGCCTTCCTTGGCGTCGACGAGGCTCACCGGCTGAAAAACGACGATTCCCTCTTGTACAAAACCTTGATGGAGTTCAGATCAAACCACAGGCTCCTCATCACCGGCACGCCGCTGCAGAACTCGCTGAAGGAACTCTGGTCGCTGCTGCACTTCCTCATGCCAGACAA GTTTGACTCGTGGGAAGATTTCGAGGACGACCACGGCAAAGGGAGAGAGAACGGCTACCAGAGTCTTCACAAAGTTCTGGAGCCGTTCCTGCTGCGACGCGTCAAAAAGGACGTGGAGAAATCGCTCCCCGCCAAAGTGGAACAGATTCTTCGCGTTGACATGAGTGCGCAGCAGAAGCAATTTTACAA GTGGATTTTAACGCGGAATTACAAAGCTCTTTCCAAAGGCACCCGAGGCAGCTCCTCGGGCTTCCTGAACATCGTGATGGAGCTGAAAAAGTGCTGCAACCACGGCTTCCTCATCAAGCAGCCCGAGGAGGGGGAGCCCGAGTCGCAACAGGAACAGCTGCAG gctCTGGTGCGGGCCAGCGGGAAGTTGGTGCTGCTGGACAAGCTGCTGACTCGCCTGCGGGAGCGAGGCAACCGGGTGCTGATTTTCTCGCAGATGGTTCGAATGTTGGACATCCTGGCTGAATACCTCACCAAGAAACGTTATCCCTTCCAG CGATTGGACGGCTCCATCAAGGGAGAAATTCGAAAGCAAGCACTGGACCACTTTAATGCCGAAGGCTCAGAG GACTTTTGCTTTCTCTTGTCCACGAGAGCCGGAGGCTTAGGGATAAACTTGGCCTCGGCCGACACGGTGGTCATCTTCGACTCCGACTGGAACCCTCAGAATGACCTGCAGGCACAAGCCAGGGCTCATCGGATCGGCCAGAAGAAGCAG GTGAATATATATCGACTGGTCACCAAGGGAACGGTTGAGGAGGACATTATTGAGAGGGCCAAGAAGAAGATGGTTTTGGACCACCTGGTCATCCAGCGAATGGACACCACTGGCCGAACGGTACTGGACAGCAACTCTGGCAACACCAA CTCCAATCCGTTCAACAAGGAAGAGCTCACCGCTATCCTCAAGTTTGGTGCCGAAGAACTCTTTAAAGAGGCGGAAGGAGAAGAGTCTGAACCCCAG GAAATGGACATTGATGAGATCCTCAGGTTGGCCGAAACCAGAGAAAGTGACCAGGGCCAAAGTGCCACTGATGAGCTGCTGTCCCAGTTCAAG GTGGCCAATTTTTCCAGCATGGAGGAGAGCGCTCCCGACCTTGAGGAGAAGCCCTCTCGGGAATGGGACGACATCATCCCCGAGGAGCAGCGGCGcaaaatggaggaggaggaaaagcagCGGGAAATGGATCTCTTCATGCTGCCCAGAAGCAGGAGCTCCAACAAGCGG GCTCAAGCCAACGACAGCGACAGCGACGTGGGCTCCAAGCTCAAGCAACACTCGTCCGGCTCCGACAGCGAGACcgacgacagcgacgaggaCAAGAAGCCAAAGAGGCGAGGCCGCCCCCGAGCCCGCAAGAACAACGTGGAAGGTTTCAACGATGCGGAGATACGCAG GTTCGTTAAGGCTTACAAGAAGTTTGGAGCGCCACTTGAAAG GTTGGAAGCGATCGCGCGGGACTCGGAGCTGGTGGACAAATCCATCGCGGACCTGAAGCGGCTGGGCGAACTCATTCACGGCAGCTGCGCGGCGGCGGTGCAAGAGCACGAGGAAAACCTGAAAGAGAACCCAATCGAAG CTAAAGGGCCCGGCAAGCGGCGAGGAATAAACATCAAGATCTCGGGGGTCCAGGTCAACGCCAAGTCCATCGTTCAGCACGAGGAGGAGTTTGAGCCCCTGCACAAAGCCGTGCCCGCCGATCCGGCCGAGCGCAATAC GTTCAAACTCGGATGCAGAGTCAAGGTGGCCCACTTCGACGTGGACTGGAATGCCGAGGATGACGTTCAGCTCTTACTGGGAATTTACGAGCACGGCTTCAGCAACTGGGATCTGATCAAGACCGATCCGGACCTCAAGCTGGCCGAAAAG ATCCTGCCGGACGATCCGGGCAAGAAGCCTCAGGCCAAGCAGCTGCAGGCGAGGGCCGAGTACCTCCTCAAGCTTCTCAAAAAGGAACAAGACAGCGCCGATGCCTCCAAAGCGGGGGACGAG GTCCTCAAAGTCAAAAAGAGGAAGCCTCGGGTGAAGAAGGAGAAGGCCGTCAAGGACGAGCAGGGCAACAGCGGGGGGTCGCCGCGCCTGTCGGACAATCCGTCGGAGGAAGGCGAGCTCAAG GAGGAAGGAAGCGAGAAATCCCCTGCCAAGAAACGACCCAAGAAGAAGGATAACAAGGAGAACAAAGAAAAGCAGGCAACCCCCAAAAAGGAGAAGGAAGGCgagaaagaaaaagcaaacaagGCCAGGAAAGACAAG CCGAAAGGAGCCAAAGGGAAGAAAAGTCAAGGACCCGTTCACATCACGGCGGGCTCCGAGCCCGTCCCCATCGAAGGAAAAGAGGACGACAAACTGGACCAGGAGACTTTCAGTATT TGCAAGGAGCGCATGAGGCCGGTGAAGAAGGCCCTGAAGCAGCTGGACAAACCGGACGAGGGCTTGTCGGACCAGGACCAGCTCCAGCATACGCGCACCTGCCTGCTGAAGATCGGCGACCGCATCACCGAGTGCCTTAAAGCGTACGGCGACCCCGAGCACGTGAAAATATGGCAACG AAACCTCTGGATTTTCGTGTCCAAGTTTACCGAGTTTAGCGCCCGCAAGTTGCACAAGCTCTACAAGATGGCCCAGAAGAAACGCTCCCACGAGGAAGAG AAGGAGCACAAGAAGAAGGACGACCCCCCCGGCAGAGGGAAGCCTTTCCGGCCCGACGCTTCGGCGTCCGCTCGCGAAGCCGCCGGCTCGCAGTCGGCTTCGTCTCACGCCGCGCAGTCGGGCCCGCACGGGCACCACCGAGATTACAACGCGGGCGCCAAGCGGCACTTCCCCAACGACG ACCGGGGGGACTGGCAGAGGGAGCGCAAGTACAATCACCCGGGCAACCCGTCGTGGCAGGGCGAGCGGCATCACCCGTACGACGCCCACCGCTACAAGGACCACTACGGCGAGCGGCACGCCCACGGCGACTCGTACCGCAGCGCCGGCGGCTACCGCAACAACAGCTCGCCGCGCAAGAGGCCCTACGACCTGTACGGCAACGACCGGGACCACCGGCCGCACCGGCCCTACTACGACAG ACACCAAGACTCCAAAAGAAGGCGTCCGGACGACTTCCGCTCCAACTACCACCCCCAGGGACGCGACGGCCCCTCTCAAGACTTCCGCCGGATACCCGAgcaccgggccggccccgcgctGGGCCAAGACCACTACGGCAGACCGTTCCACCTGGACAAAGCCTCTCCGCTGGACCCGCGCTCACCGCAGGCCCAGAAGTCGCCGCATGAATCTCGCTCGTCCCCCGTGGAGCCCAACCCCCCGACCGAGGCCACCTGGAACCACAGGAAGGCCTAA